Proteins from one Fibrobacter sp. genomic window:
- a CDS encoding GNAT family N-acetyltransferase, which translates to DFPQMLPIFREVIQGGDTYDFEETASDQDAFDYWFGKGVSSWVMVESSDEGQGDQVLGFYKIIQNHRGRGSHVANASFMVSSAARGKGIGRKMGEDCIRNAKAMGFKAIQFNFVISTNEPAMHLWKNLGFKELCRLPGAFNHKKLGYVDAVIFFMEL; encoded by the coding sequence ATGATTTTCCCCAGATGCTGCCCATTTTCCGCGAAGTGATTCAGGGCGGCGACACTTACGACTTTGAAGAAACTGCCAGCGACCAGGACGCATTCGACTACTGGTTCGGCAAGGGCGTGAGCAGCTGGGTCATGGTAGAGAGTTCGGACGAAGGTCAAGGTGACCAGGTTCTTGGATTCTACAAGATCATCCAAAACCATCGTGGTCGAGGCAGCCATGTAGCCAATGCCTCCTTTATGGTTTCCAGCGCCGCCCGCGGAAAGGGCATCGGCCGAAAGATGGGCGAGGACTGTATCCGGAATGCCAAGGCCATGGGCTTTAAGGCAATCCAGTTCAACTTCGTCATCAGCACCAACGAACCTGCCATGCACCTTTGGAAAAATCTGGGTTTCAAGGAACTTTGTCGACTGCCGGGAGCATTCAACCACAAGAAGCTAGGCTATGTCGATGCCGTAATCTTCTTTATGGAACTTTAA
- a CDS encoding GyrI-like domain-containing protein, which produces MQRLGCKCSPTGYCFTIEHNKEYKPEAVYIEYCEQVEEALQDPKIVQFKTMPAVKTALCLKHIGPYDRFYQSYTEMFKYIEEQGYKIVGDLRCVYVDGAWNQDDPEKWLSIIQVPVEK; this is translated from the coding sequence ATGCAGCGCCTGGGTTGTAAATGTTCTCCCACCGGTTACTGTTTTACCATCGAACACAACAAGGAATACAAACCCGAAGCTGTGTATATCGAATATTGCGAACAGGTGGAGGAAGCTCTCCAGGATCCTAAAATCGTCCAGTTCAAGACCATGCCCGCAGTGAAGACAGCCCTCTGCCTAAAACACATCGGACCCTACGATCGTTTTTACCAGTCCTACACCGAGATGTTCAAGTACATCGAAGAGCAGGGTTATAAGATCGTGGGCGACCTCCGCTGCGTGTATGTGGACGGAGCCTGGAATCAGGATGATCCCGAAAAGTGGCTATCCATTATCCAGGTGCCGGTGGAAAAATAA
- a CDS encoding VOC family protein, with amino-acid sequence MKIDHIAIWVQNIEKVCEFYQKYFNATIGPLYHNPTKGFTSRFITFEGGARIEVMHRTDVESSISYPHFGWCHVAISLGSKEKVDKLTAQMETDGVTVVGQPRTTGDGYYESVVQDPEGNLVELTI; translated from the coding sequence ATGAAAATTGATCACATTGCCATCTGGGTTCAAAATATTGAAAAGGTCTGTGAATTCTACCAGAAGTATTTCAATGCCACCATCGGACCTCTCTACCATAATCCCACCAAAGGTTTTACCAGCAGGTTCATTACCTTCGAAGGTGGCGCCCGCATTGAAGTGATGCACCGAACTGATGTTGAATCTTCAATATCCTATCCACATTTTGGCTGGTGCCATGTTGCAATATCTCTTGGTTCAAAAGAAAAGGTGGATAAGTTGACCGCCCAAATGGAAACTGATGGAGTCACTGTCGTTGGACAGCCTCGTACCACTGGAGACGGGTACTATGAGAGTGTGGTCCAGGATCCCGAAGGCAACCTTGTAGAATTGACTATTTAA